AGATATCGCCGTCGTCGTCAACGAACAGGTCGTTTCCGCAGCCGCCCCTGTAGGACCAGAGCAGGTTGGAGTCGCGATCGAGCTTCACGAGTCCGATCCAGTTGAAGATCGCCAGGAGATCCCCGTTCGGGAAGAGATGCGCCCTACGGAACGTCTCGGTTGTCCCCTTGGGCAGGTCGTAGTCCGGCCAGATGTCCTCGAACGCGTAGCTCCAGATATGGAGAGGTTCTCCCTCCATGTCCATGAGGAAGACCTCGGAGTCGTGCCCGGACGTCACGAGGTTGAGCCCAGCCTGCGCCCGGTCCTTCTCGAACACGGTCACGCCCGTCGCCGCGCCGGCGGGCATCGTACCCGTCAGGTAGGAGATCGACGTCAGCGCCTCGGCCTCTCGTCGTTCCGCCTCGCTCAGGCCGCGTCCGCTTCCTTCGCCGGCGCGAGCGCGACGCGGCTTCTCGGCCCGGAGACTCCTCACGAATCTCGCCGCGGACGTCATTCCCGACTCGACGAGGTCGTAAGGGGGAATCCCCATGCGGTGGACGAGGTAGCCCCAGAGGAAGGCGCCCACGAACGCCGCCAGCACGAGCGCCGCGCACCAGACGCGCGCTCTCGACCCCCTGCCCGATCGAGCCTCAAGTCTATGCATCCCAGGAACCCCGTTTCCTCATGCCGGACCGGGTGTCCCACGCCCCGGAGCGCGATCCAGCCCCGAAACCCGTCCGGCAGAACGGAACGTTGGCTCAATACCTGAACCCGGACCGAGTATATGACGTCCGCGTGCCGCTCTCAATGCCCGTGCGGAGAGCCAGCCAAGCTGCAGGTCCTGTAGCAGCCGACCGCGGCGGCAAACCTCCTCCGATTTCGCGTCCAGTACCCGCCCGGCCGCGGCGGCAAGCAACCTCCCGTCTCGCCAGGCGCAGCCACAGCACGGACCACTCATTGACAAGGAGGCTAAAATTATGTTAATCTGTATCTTGAGTGTCAAATAGGTGGTTTTGTGGAATCGTCGCGCGACTCCTCTGATGGATGAGGGGTCGCTTGCCATCAGTAGGCACGAGAAAGGAGGCCTCCATGGCGCAGAGAGTTATCTGCCTCGTCGCGTCCATCCTCCTGTTCGGCTCGGTCACGTGCGCGGCGGGCTATGCTATCGACCGCGGCGTTGTCGGGTCCGGAGGGGGGCACTCGTCGGGAACCGGTTACTCCGTTCTCGGCACGGCCGGGCAGAGCGCGACGGGAGTCATCTCCGGGGGCAGCTACCTGCAGAAGATCGGTTTCTGGTACACGCCGGGGTGGATTCTGACCGACGTGCCGGAGGGCGGTCCCCCGACTTTTCGACTGGATCAGAACACCCCCAACCCGTTTAACCCGGTGACCACGATCTCCTACTCGGTCCCGGCGGAATCGGACGTTCGCCTCCTCCTCTACTCGGTCGACGGACGGATGGTCCGCACCCTCGTCGACGGGGTGAGGGACCCGGGGGTTCACGCTGTGACTCTCAACGGCGCGGGGCTGGCAAGCGGCGTCTACTTCTGCCGCATGGTAGCAGGTGAGTTCATAGAAACCAGGAAGATGGTGCTTCTGAAGTAGCGCCCTGGGTCGGGACTCGACGGCGGCAGGTCCCAACGCCGCTCTGAATGCGCGACTTCCAACCCACAGAAGATGGAGGCTCAAGGATGAGACTGGTCATGATCTGCGCGCTCGCAGTCCTCGCGGCAGCTGCGGTCGCCCTCGCCGCGCCGCCCGCAACGATGAGCTATCAGGGTGTCCTGCGAGATGACCTCGGCAACGTCGTCCCCGACGGGACGTATCAGATGGAGTTCACGATCTACGACAGCGAAACGGCGGGGAACACGCTGTGGGCCGGCTCCAAGCACGTCGCCGTGACCGACGGGATCTTCGACGTGATACTCGGAAGCGACACACCGCTCGACATCCCCTTCGACGCGCGGTACTGGCTCGGCATCGCCGTGGAGGGGGAGCCGGAGCTTACCCCGCGCGTCGAGCTGACCGCGGCGCCCTACGCGCGCCGCGCGGCCGTCGCGGATTCGATCGAGGGCGGCCTGCCGGGAGATACCGACTGGACGGAGTCCGGCGGCAACGTCTACCGGACGAGCGGCAACGTGGGGATCGGGACGTCGAGCCCGTCGCACGACTTGGACGTGCAGGGTAGCGCGCACGCCGGTCAACTCCACTTCTACGAGATGGACGGCATTATGGCCACCCTGTCGACGCTGAGCGCGAGCGCCGTCTACGTGTCGTCGCAGTTCGACCTGCCGAGCGGAGCAGCCGACGGCCATGTCCTGACATCCGACGCGTACGGCCAGGGGACCTGGCAGCCGGCGCCGGGCGTCACGCCGCCCGGCTCGAGTGGCGACATCATCTTCAACGACGGCGGCTCGCTCGGGGCCACGCCGAACCTGTACTACGACGCGGTCAACGACAGACTCGGCATCGGGACAAACTCCCCGGTCACGGACCTGGATGTCGACGGGCACGCTCGAATGAGCAACCTCACTGTCGCCAACACGGTCGATGCGAGCAACGTCATGGCACCGACGTTCAGCTTGAGCACCGGTCAGATCACCGACCTGACCGTGTCCTCGGTCTTCACGCTCTCGGACAGCCCGGTTGACGGGTATGTCCTCACATCCGACGCCAGCGGCAACGGCACCTGGCAACCGGCCCCAACCGGGATCGGTGGGAGCGGAACGAGTAACTACGTGCCGAGGTTCTCAAGCTCGACGACGCTGACGAACTCCGTGGTCTACGATGATGGTTCCTCGGTGGGTATCGGCACGACGACCCCGAGCGCCACGCTCGATGTGGCCGGCTCCCTAAGCGTCGCTGACGACATCAGCGCGAACGTCGCCACCGGCTCGGCGCCCATCTCCGTCAGGTCCACAACCGTGTGCGGCAATCTCAACTCCGACCTGCACGACGGCTACCACGCGGGCAACGCGAGCGGCGAAGTCGCCGTCAGCAACGGCATGCTCTGCACGGACCTCAATGCCGACCAGCTCGACGGGTACGACGTCGGGGGTCAGGCAGGCGACATCCCGCTCAACAACTGGTCGCACAACATCGGGCTCGACGCCGACATGGTCGACGGCCGCGACGCGGGGAATACCAGCGGCGATGTCGCGGTCAACAACGGCACGGTCTGCACCGACCTCAATGCCGACATGGTCGACGGCAAGGACCTGGGCTCCTTGCACTACGTCCGGGAGTCCGGCACGGTCTGGGCGGGTAATACAGAGACGATCGCCGTCCCGCACTACACGACATGGACCCTGGAGCTGGCG
The sequence above is drawn from the Candidatus Effluviviaceae Genus V sp. genome and encodes:
- a CDS encoding T9SS type A sorting domain-containing protein translates to MRGRLPSVGTRKEASMAQRVICLVASILLFGSVTCAAGYAIDRGVVGSGGGHSSGTGYSVLGTAGQSATGVISGGSYLQKIGFWYTPGWILTDVPEGGPPTFRLDQNTPNPFNPVTTISYSVPAESDVRLLLYSVDGRMVRTLVDGVRDPGVHAVTLNGAGLASGVYFCRMVAGEFIETRKMVLLK